The sequence CTCGCCGCGCTCCTCCTGGACGACACCGCCTCGTGCGAGGACGTCGTGCAGGAGGCGTTCATCCGCGTGCACTCGGCGCGCAAGCGGGTCCGTGATCCCGAGAAGACCCTCGCCTACCTGCGCCAGACCGTCGTGAACCTCTCGCGGTCCACGCTGCGCCGCCGCATCCTCGGCCTCAAGCTCCTCTCGAAGCCGATGCCGGACATGGCGAGCGCGGAGGAGGGGGCGTACGACCTCCTGGAGCGGGACGACCTCATCAAGGCCATGCGCGGGCTCCAGCGCAGGCAGCGGGAGGTGCTCGTGCTGCGGTACTTCGCCGATATGACGGAGGCGCAGGTCGCCGAGACGCTCGGCGTCTCGGTCGGCTCCGTGAAGGCGTACGGCTCGCGCGGCATCGCCGCGCTGCGCGTCGCGATGGGAGCCGTGACGTGACGGCGGGCGACGGCACACGGCGGGACGGGGCCCAGCGGGACGCGGGCCGGAAGGACGGGGCTCGGAGGGATGGGGCTCGGGATGAGAAGGGCGCGGCGGTGAGCGGCGGCAGGACACCGGGGGCGGCAGGAGCTTCGGGGGCGCCGGGGGAGGGGGAGACGCGGGAGATCCCGGCGCTTCCCGAGGAAGCCGGGCCGGCGGACGCGGTGGCGGCTGATCCGGGGGCGGCGGCACCGGGACCGGTGGATTCGACGGGTGCGGGTGCGGGATCGGCGGACGTGGGGGCGGCGGAGCGTCCTTCGGCGGCGGATTCCCCGGCGGCGGACGGGTCCTCAGAGGGCAGGTCCCGGGCGGAGGCGGCTTCGGTCGACGACTCCCCGGCCGACGCGTCCTCAGCCGACGGGTCTCCGGCCGGTGCGTCCCCTTCCGACGACTCCCCCGCGGACCCCACCCGCGCGAACTCCTCTCCCGCGGACCCCACCCCCCCGAACTCCGCCCCCGCGGACCCCGCTTCGCCCGATTCCTCCTTCGGTGAGGACGAATTGCGCGCGTTGTTCCACGGTGCGGTGGACGGGCTCGCGCCCGGTGAGGGGACGCTCGACCGGCTCCAGGCCGCCGTGCCCGCCCGCCGGGCCCGCAAGCGGCAGACGCTCGTCGGGGTCGCGGCGGCCGTGATCCTCCTCGGCACGGCGATCCCCGCGGCCGTCCACGTCGCGGCGGCGCCCGGCCACGAGGCCGACCCGGCGATGGCGGGCAGCAGCCAGGACGCGCACACCCCGACCTCGGCCGAGACGAAGCGGCCCAAGAGCCCCGAGCACGTGGAGGGCGGCGGCCGGAGCGCGTCGCCGCACTCCTCCGCGAGCGGCGGGCACCGGGGCGGCGCGAGCGGTTCGCCGGACCCGGAGACGCACTCCTCCGCCGGTACGGTCCTCGCCGAGGCCCCCCGCTGCGAGCCCACCCAGCTCGGCGACGCTGCCGCCGACCGGGGCACCCCGGCCGCCGACGGCACCGTCTACGGCAGCTTCCGCGTCGCGAACATCTCCGGCGAGAAGTGTGCCGTCACCTCGCCGGGCCAGGTGCAGGTCGCGGTCGTGGGCGGCACGTCCCGTACGACCGTGCCCGTCGTCCAGCACCAGGACGGCGACGCGGCCGGCGGACTCCCCGGCACCTCGCAGTCGGTGCGGGCGCTGCTGCTCGACCCGGGTCAGTCGTACGAGGTGCGGTTCGCGTTCGTACCGGACAGCACGTGTCCGACCGGCGGACCGACGCAGGGCCCCGGCGACCCCGACCCCTCGTCGCCGCCCCCGGTCGAGACGTCCCAGCCCCCCGCCGAGAGCGGCGGCTCGGGCGCGGGCTCGACGCCCGACAACTCGGCGGCGCTCGACCAGACCACGACCCAGTTCACCCGGAGCGTCCCGCTCGACGACACCCCCG comes from Streptomyces sp. Tu6071 and encodes:
- a CDS encoding SigE family RNA polymerase sigma factor, translating into MAEVLEFTTARVAPLPLRPPGRRRPVRAPGTMPVIAPMPLTRPSVPRQRAADETDAEAPAVGTTVDHLTETYRAHYRSLLGLAALLLDDTASCEDVVQEAFIRVHSARKRVRDPEKTLAYLRQTVVNLSRSTLRRRILGLKLLSKPMPDMASAEEGAYDLLERDDLIKAMRGLQRRQREVLVLRYFADMTEAQVAETLGVSVGSVKAYGSRGIAALRVAMGAVT